The DNA sequence CCTGGGCCAGGATCCGGACGTCATGGGACGGCATGGCGGCAACTCCGCTTTCACAGGGGGCAGGGTGTCGTCATGGACGAGCGTAGACCCCCGGGCCGAGTGTGAATTCCTCGCGCCAATGGACCGTCGCACTGCGGTCCGTCGGCTCTATCCGGGGTTCTCGTGAACGGTATCACAAACTATTTGATGCAGTCTTTACCTGCCAGGTGTGCTGGCCGTCACACATGAGAGTGATTCTGCGCGTCTGAGCGAGAACCCGGCCCAAATGTCTGGTATAGGGCGCTTCGCACCCCCAACACCGACCCATCGTCGCCCCACGACTTGGCAATGCTCTAGTCGGATTCTTACCTTGACCGTGACCGGTCGGCCAGACGTGCGCGGGAGCCGACGGCGGTCGCGCCGTTGACACCGGAGACCCCGGCGGCGACCGGGGTGCGGTGACCGCCGGCGTCCTCCTGGCCGTCGGCGGGCCCCTCGTCGTCGGCGGACCCGGGAGCGGCGGGGGTGGAGGCGTCCGGGGCGGTCGCGGAGGGGCGCCGGCGGCGGTAGCGCGGCGGGACGAAGGCCTCCGCCCAGCGCGGGGCGCGCGGGGTGAAGCGCGGCAGCAGGAGCAGCACCAGCCCGATCGTGGAGAGGATGACCACGCTCAGCACGATCCACATCGACGCCGAGTTCACCGAGTACGTCAGGGCGCCGAAGGCGATCAGGGCCGACCAGAAGTACATGATCAGCACGGCCCGGCTGTGCGAGTGGCCGATCTCCAGCAGCCGGTGGTGCAGGTGCCCGCGGTCCGCCGCGAACGGCGACTGGCCGCGCCAGGTGCGCCGCACGATCGCCAGGATCAGGTCGGCGGCCGGCACCGCGATGATGGTCAGCGGCAGCAGCAGCGGGATGTAGACCGGCACCGTCTGGTGCACGGCCTCCTTCTCCGAACCGGCGAACAGCTTCAGCGCGTCCGGGTCGACCTGCCCGGTGACGGAGATGGCGCCGGCCGCGAGCACCAGGCCGATGAGCATCGAGCCGGAGTCGCCCATGAAGATCCGCGCCGGGTGCATGTTGTGCGGCAGGAAGCCCAGGCACATGCCCATCAGGATCACCGCGAACAGCGTCGCCGGGGCGGCCGCCTCGATGCCGTACGAGTACCAGATGCGGTAGGCGTACAGGAAGAACGCCGTCGCCGCGATGCACACCATGCCGGCCGCGAGTCCGTCCAGGCCGTCCACGAAGTTGACCGCGTTGATGGTGATGACGACCAGCGCCACCGTGAGCAGTGTGCCCTGCCACTGGGTGAGCGCGACCGAGCCGACGCCGGGGATGGGCAGCCACAGGATCGTCAGACCCTGCATGACCATCACGCCGGCCGCGATCATCTGGCCGCCCAGCTTGATCAGCGCGTCGATCTCGAACTTGTCGTCCAGCACACCGATCAGCCAGATCAGCGCCGCCCCGGAGAGCAGCGCCCTGGGCTCGTTGGACTTCTCGAAGAGCTGGCTGAGGTTGGTGAGGTGGTCGGCGACGAGCAGGCCCGCGCACAGGCCGAAGAACATCGCGATACCGCCGAGCCGCGGAGTGGGTTCCCGGTGCACGTCACGTGCCCGGATCTCCGGCATCGCCCCGGCCACGATCGCGAACTTCCGCACCGGCCCTGTCAGCAGGTACGTCACCGCGGCCGTGATGCAGAGCGTCAGGAGGTATTCACGCACGGGCTTCCCCACAGGTCTCGCTGGCCATCACAGCCCCACACCCTAGCGAGGGGCGCATACGAGTGGGGACTTCCGGGTAGCGACGATGGTTGCACGTGCGGCTGTGCATCCGGTGCGCCTACCCCCGTCCGGCCGCCTTCACTGCGGATACGGCGGGAACGCGGCGGTCAGTTCCCGTACGTCCTCCCGGGCCCGCGCGGTGTCGGTGCCGCCCCGCAGGACGCTCGCCAGCAGCCCCGCGACGTACGTCATCTCCCGCGCCCCCATGCCCTGCGTCGTCACCGCCGCCGTGCCCAGGCGCAGCCCGCGGTCGTCGGCGTGCGGCAGGGCGCAGCAGTCCAGCACCAGACCGGCCGCCGCGAGCCGGCCGCGGGCGGTGCGCCCGTCCACGCCGAGCGGCGCCGGGTCGGCGGTGATCAGGTGGGTGTCGGTGCCGCCGGTGGTGACGACCAGGCCCTCGGCGGCCAGCGCGGCGGCCAGCGTGCGCGCGTTGGCGACCACCTGGTGCGCGTACGCGGCGAACGCCGGGGTCGCCGCCTCCCCGAACGCGACCGCCTTGGCGGCGATGGTGTGCATCTGGGCGCCGCCCTGGGTGAACGGGAACACCGCGCGGTCGACGCGCTCGGCCAGCTCGGCGCCGCACAGGATCATCCCGCCGCGCGGCCCCCGCAGCACCTTGTGCGTCGTCGCGCACACGATGTCCGCGTACGGCACCGGACTGGGCGCCACTCCCCCGGCGACCAGGCCGATGGGGTGGGCGGCGTCCGCGATGAGGTAGGCGCCGACCTCGTCGGCGACCTCGCGGAAGAGGGCGTAGTCGAGGTGGCGGGGATAGGCGATGGAGCCGCAGACGATCGCCTTGGGGCGGTGGGTGCGGGCGAGGGTGCGCAGCTGGTCGTGGTCGATCAGTCCGGTCTCGGCGTCCACGCCGTAGCCGACGAAGTCGAACCAGCGGCCGGAGAAGTTCGCCGGCGAGCCGTGGGTGAGGTGGCCGCCGTAGGGCAGCCCGAGGGCGAGGACGGTGTCGCCGGGGCGCAGCAGGGCGGCGTAGGCGGCCAGCACGGCGGAGGAGCCGGAGTGCGCCTGCACATTGGCGTGCTCGGCGCCGAACAGGGCCGTGGCCCGCTCCACGGCGAGGCGCTCGGCGACGTCGGCGATCTCGCAGCCGCCGTGGTGCCGGTTGCCCGGGTAACCCTCGGCGTACTTGTTGGCCAGGGGGGAGCCGAGGGCGGCCAGCACGGCCGGGGACGTGAAGTTCTCGGCGGCGATCAGCTGGAGCGTGGTCGACTGCCGCTCACGCTCCCCGAGCAGCACGTCGGCGAGCTGGGGGTCCTGCCGCCGCAGGACATCGGCCTCGAGGGCATGGCTGACCGTCATGATGCGCTCCCGGACGTCGACACTGACGTACGCCCAATGTAGGCCGCCCCCGCCCGCCCCGCCCGCGTTCCCGCACCTGACCGCGCGCCGCTGTGGACGGCCGCCCCGCCCTGCGCCCTACGCCCGAGCGGCCACCCCGGTCAACGCCGTCACCACAGGGTCCAGCGCCTCGTATATCTCGTCCCCGATCGACCGGAAGAACGTCAACGGCGCCCCGTACGGGTCGTACACCTCGTCCGCCTCGGCCGTGGGCGCCAGCAGCCACCCCCGCAGCGCCGCGGCCGCCCGCACCAGCGCCCGCGCCCGCATCACCAGCCCGTCCTCCAGCGGAGGCAGCGTCGCCGGATCGATCGCGTTCACCAGCCGCGTGAACTCCTTCAGCGTGAACGTGCGCAGCCCCGCCGAGTGCCCCATGGAGATGACCTGCGCCCGGTGGTCCCGGGTCGCGGTCAGCACCAGGTCCGCGCGGATCACGTGGTCGTCCAGCAGCTCCCGCCCCACGAAGCCGGAGGTGTCCGCGCCGAACTCCGCCAGCACCGTCTCCGCGTGCGCCTCCATGGCCGCGCCCTCGTGCCCCCAGGTGCCCGCGCTCTCCACGATCAGGCCGCCGCCCAGGATGCCCAGCCGCTGGCTCACGAAATGCCGGGTCAGCCGCTCGGTGATGGGCGAGCGGCACACGTTTCCGGTACTGACGTGGAGGATGCGGAAGGTGTCGCGCGGAAACCCGAAGGTGGTGGTCACTTCCGCGCTGGATTCCCCGTTGCCTATGCCACGCCCCGCCTCAGGGGCCGTCAATTCGCCACCTCGAGGTCGGGTACGACCTTGCGCAGCTCGTCCGGCGAGATCGCCCCCTCGCGCAGCAGCAGGGGCACGGGCCGCGTGACGTCGACGATGGAGGAGGGCACGTTGCCCGGGGTGGGCCCGCCGTCGAGGTACACGGAGACCGAGTCGCCGAGCATCTCCTGCGCGGCGTCGCAGTTCTCCGGCGCCGGGTGGCCGGTGAGGTTGGCGGAGGAGACCGCCATCGGGCCGACCTCGGTCAGCAGCTCGATGGCGACCGGGTGCAGCGGCATGCGCACCGCGACCGTGCCCCGGGTGTCGCCGAGGTCCCACTGGAGGGACGGCTGGTGCTTGGCGACGAGCGTCAGGGCGCCCGGCCAGAACGCGTCGACCAGTTCCCAGGCCATCTCGGAGAAGTCGGTGACCAGGCCGTGCAGCGTGTTCGGGGAGCCGATGAGGACGGGCGTGGGCATGTTGCGGCCCCGGCCCTTGGCGTCGAGCAGATCGGCGACGGCCTCCGAGGTGAACGCGTCCGCGCCGATGCCGTACACGGTGTCGGTGGGCAGCACCACGAGCTCACCGCGGCGGACGGCGGAGGCGGCCTCGCGCAGACCGGTCGCGCGGTCGGTCGCGTCGTTGGTGTCGTATCGCCGAGCCATCTGGCGGGCCTCCTCGTACACGTGCTGCTGGGGGGTCGAAGTATGCGGGGTGCTCACGGCAGCGCCTTGCGGGCGGTGGCGAAGCGGGGGCGGTTGTTCAGATCGGGGTGGTCGGCGGCGTCGGTCCAGCCGCGGTCCTCGGCGAAGATCCACGGCACCTGGCCGCCCTGGGTGTCGGCGTGCTCCACGACGACCACCCCGCCGGGGCGCAGCAGCCGGTGCGCGGTGCGCTCCAGGCCGCGGATCAGGTCGAGCCCGTCCTCGCCGGAGAACAGCGCCAGGTCGGGGTCGTAGTCGCGGGCCTCCGGCGCCACGTACTCCCACTCGGTGAGCGGGATGTACGGCGGGTTGGAGACGACCAGGTCGACCTGGCCGTCGAGGTCCGGGAAGGCCGTCAGGGCGTCTCCCTGGCGCAGCTCGACCCGTGACCCCTCCATGTTCTTGCGGGTCCACCGCAGGGCGTCCTCGGACAGCTCCACGGCGTACACGCGCGAACGCGGCACCTCCTGGGCGAGGGCGAGCGCGATGGCGCCCGAACCGGTGCACAGGTCGACGATGCAGGGCTCCACGACGTCCATCGCGCGGACGGCGTCTATGGCCCACTCGACCACCGACTCCGTCTCCGGGCGCGGCACGAACACCCCGGGCCCGACCTGGAGTTCCAGGTAGCGGAAGTAGGCGTGCCCGGTGATGTGCTGGAGCGGTTCGCGCGCCTCGCGGCGGGCGATGACCTCCCAGTACCGGGCGTCGAAGTCGGAGTCCTTGACGTGGTGCAGCTCGCCGCGCTTGACGCCGTGCACGAATGCGGCCAGTTCCTCCGCGTCGGTGCGCGGCGAGGGCACGCCGGCGTCGGCGAGCCGCTGGGTGGCCTGGGCCACCTCGGCGAGCAGCAGGTTCACGCTGATCCTCCGGGCTGTGTACGGAACTTACGCGGCGGCGAGCTTGGCGGCCGAGTCCGCGTCGACGCAGGCCTGGATCACCGCGGCGAGGTCGCCGTCCAGGACCTGGTCCAGGTTGTACGCCTTGAAGCCGACGCGGTGGTCCGAGATGCGGTTCTCCGGGAAGTTGTACGTGCGGATCTTCTCGGAGCGGTCGACGGTGCGGACCTGGCTGCGACGGGCGTCGGCGGCCTCCCTCTCCGCCTCCTCCTGCGCCGCGGCCAGCAGCCTGGAGCGCAGGATACGCAGTGCCTGCTCCTTGTTCTGCAGCTGGCTCTTCTCGTTCTGGCAGGAGGCGACGACTCCGGTCGGGATGTGCGTGATGCGCACGGCGGAGTCGGTGGTGTTGACGGACTGACCGCCGGGGCCGGAGGACCGGTAGACGTCGATGCGCAGGTCGT is a window from the Streptomyces capillispiralis genome containing:
- a CDS encoding MraY family glycosyltransferase; the protein is MREYLLTLCITAAVTYLLTGPVRKFAIVAGAMPEIRARDVHREPTPRLGGIAMFFGLCAGLLVADHLTNLSQLFEKSNEPRALLSGAALIWLIGVLDDKFEIDALIKLGGQMIAAGVMVMQGLTILWLPIPGVGSVALTQWQGTLLTVALVVITINAVNFVDGLDGLAAGMVCIAATAFFLYAYRIWYSYGIEAAAPATLFAVILMGMCLGFLPHNMHPARIFMGDSGSMLIGLVLAAGAISVTGQVDPDALKLFAGSEKEAVHQTVPVYIPLLLPLTIIAVPAADLILAIVRRTWRGQSPFAADRGHLHHRLLEIGHSHSRAVLIMYFWSALIAFGALTYSVNSASMWIVLSVVILSTIGLVLLLLPRFTPRAPRWAEAFVPPRYRRRRPSATAPDASTPAAPGSADDEGPADGQEDAGGHRTPVAAGVSGVNGATAVGSRARLADRSRSR
- the glyA gene encoding serine hydroxymethyltransferase — protein: MTVSHALEADVLRRQDPQLADVLLGERERQSTTLQLIAAENFTSPAVLAALGSPLANKYAEGYPGNRHHGGCEIADVAERLAVERATALFGAEHANVQAHSGSSAVLAAYAALLRPGDTVLALGLPYGGHLTHGSPANFSGRWFDFVGYGVDAETGLIDHDQLRTLARTHRPKAIVCGSIAYPRHLDYALFREVADEVGAYLIADAAHPIGLVAGGVAPSPVPYADIVCATTHKVLRGPRGGMILCGAELAERVDRAVFPFTQGGAQMHTIAAKAVAFGEAATPAFAAYAHQVVANARTLAAALAAEGLVVTTGGTDTHLITADPAPLGVDGRTARGRLAAAGLVLDCCALPHADDRGLRLGTAAVTTQGMGAREMTYVAGLLASVLRGGTDTARAREDVRELTAAFPPYPQ
- a CDS encoding protein-tyrosine-phosphatase gives rise to the protein MTAPEAGRGIGNGESSAEVTTTFGFPRDTFRILHVSTGNVCRSPITERLTRHFVSQRLGILGGGLIVESAGTWGHEGAAMEAHAETVLAEFGADTSGFVGRELLDDHVIRADLVLTATRDHRAQVISMGHSAGLRTFTLKEFTRLVNAIDPATLPPLEDGLVMRARALVRAAAALRGWLLAPTAEADEVYDPYGAPLTFFRSIGDEIYEALDPVVTALTGVAARA
- a CDS encoding L-threonylcarbamoyladenylate synthase gives rise to the protein MARRYDTNDATDRATGLREAASAVRRGELVVLPTDTVYGIGADAFTSEAVADLLDAKGRGRNMPTPVLIGSPNTLHGLVTDFSEMAWELVDAFWPGALTLVAKHQPSLQWDLGDTRGTVAVRMPLHPVAIELLTEVGPMAVSSANLTGHPAPENCDAAQEMLGDSVSVYLDGGPTPGNVPSSIVDVTRPVPLLLREGAISPDELRKVVPDLEVAN
- the prmC gene encoding peptide chain release factor N(5)-glutamine methyltransferase, whose protein sequence is MNLLLAEVAQATQRLADAGVPSPRTDAEELAAFVHGVKRGELHHVKDSDFDARYWEVIARREAREPLQHITGHAYFRYLELQVGPGVFVPRPETESVVEWAIDAVRAMDVVEPCIVDLCTGSGAIALALAQEVPRSRVYAVELSEDALRWTRKNMEGSRVELRQGDALTAFPDLDGQVDLVVSNPPYIPLTEWEYVAPEARDYDPDLALFSGEDGLDLIRGLERTAHRLLRPGGVVVVEHADTQGGQVPWIFAEDRGWTDAADHPDLNNRPRFATARKALP